From Xiphophorus hellerii strain 12219 chromosome 9, Xiphophorus_hellerii-4.1, whole genome shotgun sequence, a single genomic window includes:
- the abl2 gene encoding tyrosine-protein kinase ABL2 isoform X3 has product MLLRCLQANSSFEDEWAALSGLQLRTGLSQGTDAEQKEVLTEAVRWSSKENLLGATESDPNLFVALYDFVASGDNTLSITKGEKLRVLGYNQNGEWSEVRSKNGQGWVPSNYITPVNSLEKHSWYHGPVSRSAAEYLLSSLINGSFLVRESESSPGQLSISLRYEGRVYHYRINTATDGKVYVTSESRFATLAELVHHHSTVPDGLVTTLHYPAPKCNKPTVYGVSPIHDKWEMERTDITMKHKLGGGQYGEVYVGVWKKYNLTVAVKTLKEDTMEVEEFLKEAAVMKEVKHPNLVQLLGVCTLEPPFYIVTEYMPHGNLLDYLRDCEKSEVNAVALLYMATQISSAMEYLEKKNFIHRDLAARNCLVGENHVVKVADFGLSRLMTGDTYTAHAGAKFPIKWTAPESLAYNTFSIKSDVWAFGVLLWEIATYGMSPYPGIDLSQVYDLLEKGYRMEQPEGCPPKVYELMRACWQWSPLDRPSFAEIHQAFETMFHDSSISEEVAEELCKTAHSVSHDMPLLPSKSRTLHKHTENKENIEGGLDGHSDHSTHSHSGWTSLFGGDGRSSSSPALPRKQQPRDKSPSSLLEDAQDIGTFTRDRKTGFFSSFIKKKSTSSSSSSSSPSSQVQQNLPTPPKRSSSFREMETQPHKKYEPTADFSAPPPLPQSDSLGGFSASPSHSHGEATQSQSRCCGAAFGQKPSAGGLGSQLTSGSSWSGLAGFFTPRLIKKTLGLRTGKTASSDESGIVGGPKPFPRSNSTSSMSSGLPDLERMALTLPRNRSAKPPLERTASTTSQPENGAARPSENLLRRMDEGTAQIRDRPKAKLLPRGTAVGVRAPGVGGEVGESESLSRVRDSREEGGGLDRQQSWSSPSKNSTSTHNHKVPVLISPTLKHSPADVHLVGLDSQGNRFKLLSEHQGERDRPRLVKPRCAPPPPPTLRGLQQSYSCDSEDQVSGAPVEVNGDAVKGQRSGRMSGGATTGRPSVPPPQVPPASSSSSCPASTNTTPTKMANGAATTAASSSSQTAPSAGSKVALRRTRQQVERVPLERASREALLECAESLSSVLSSSSDSPSSSQVLDAGHQLLDCCSGYVDCIPQMRNKFAFREAVGKLELSLQELRASSSGGGGLSSVGSNTVLDNLHNCIKEISDVVQR; this is encoded by the exons ATGCTTTTGAGGTGCCTTCAGGCAAACAGCAGCTTTGAAGATGAATGGGCAGCTCTGAGCGGCCTGCAGCTTCGCACAGGGCTTAGTCAGGGGACTGATGCAGAACAGAAAG AAGTTCTGACCGAGGCAGTGCGATGGAGCTCTAAGGAAAACCTGCTGGGGGCGACTGAGAGCGACCCCAACCTCTTCGTTGCACTTTATGACTTTGTTGCTAGTGGGGACAACACACTCAGCATCACCAAAG GTGAGAAGCTGCGTGTGCTGGGCTACAACCAGAATGGAGAGTGGAGTGAGGTGCGGTCGAAGAACGGCCAGGGTTGGGTGCCCTCCAACTACATCACGCCGGTCAACAGCCTGGAGAAGCACAGCTGGTACCACGGACCGGTCTCCCGCAGCGCTGCAGAGTACCTGCTTTCCTCCCTCATCAACGGCAGTTTTCTGGTCCGGGAAAGTGAAAGCAGCCCTGGCCAGCTGTCCATTTCTCTGCGATACGAGGGGAGAGTGTACCACTACCGGATCAACACGGCCACTGATGGGAAG GTGTACGTCACATCCGAGAGCCGTTTCGCCACCCTGGCTGAGCTGGTCCACCACCACTCCACTGTACCTGACGGCCTGGTCACCACGCTGCACTATCCTGCACCCAAATGCAACAAGCCCACTGTGTACGGCGTTTCCCCCATTCACGATAAATGGGAGATGGAGCGCACAGACATCACCATGAAGCACAAGCTGGGAGGAGGCCAATACGGGGAGGTTTATGTTGGAGTTTGGAAGAAGTACAACCTCACTGTGGCTGTCAAAACGCTCAAG GAGGACACTATGGAAGTTGAGGAGTTTCTGAAAGAGGCAGCGGTTATGAAAGAGGTTAAACACCCAAACCTCGTTCAGCTACTTG gtGTGTGCACATTGGAGCCTCCTTTCTACATTGTGACAGAGTACATGCCACATGGCAACCTCCTGGATTACTTGAGAGATTGTGAAAAGTCTGAGGTGAATGCTGTGGCACTGCTCTACATGGCCACACAAATCTCCTCTGCTATGGAATATCTGGAGAAGAAGAATTTCATCCACAG GGACCTGGCGGCAAGAAATTGCCTGGTGGGTGAAAATCACGTTGTTAAAGTTGCGGACTTTGGTCTGAGCCGCTTGATGACCGGCGACACTTACACTGCCCACGCCGGAGCCAAGTTCCCCATCAAATGGACTGCACCAGAGAGCCTTGCATATAACACCTTCTCCATCAAATCTGACGTCTGGG CATTTGGTGTGCTGCTGTGGGAAATTGCCACCTACGGCATGTCTCCATACCCAGGCATAGACTTGTCTCAAGTGTACGATCTCCTGGAGAAAGGCTATCGCATGGAGCAACCAGAAGGATGTCCACCCAAAGTTTATGAACTAATGAGAGCAT GCTGGCAGTGGAGTCCTTTAGATCGACCTTCATTTGCAGAGATACACCAGGCCTTTGAGACAATGTTCCATGACTCCAGCATTTCAGAAG aggttGCAGAGGAGTTGTGTAAGACGGCGCACTCTGTGAGTCACGACATGCCCCTGTTGCCTTCCAAATCCCGCACACTCCACAAGCACACGGAGAACAAGGAAAACATCGAGGGTGGACTGGACGGCCACTCTGACCACAGCACCCACAGCCACTCAG GTTGGACTTCTTTGTTCGGAGGGGACGGCCGATCAAGCAGCTCCCCAGCTCTCCCAAGAAAGCAGCAACCTCGAGATAAATCTCCCAGCAGCCTCTTGGAGGATGCGCAGGACATCGGCACATTCACACGAGACCGCAAAACTGGCTTCTTTAGCTCCTTCATTAAAAAGAAGTctacctcctcttcctcctcatcctcgtCGCCGTCTTCCCAGGTGCAACAGAACCTTCCCACACCTCCTAAGAGGAGCAGTTCCTTCCGGGAGATGGAGACGCAGCCTCACAAGAAATATGAACCCACAGCCGACTTCAGTGCACCTCCGCCCTTGCCCCAGTCGGACAGTTTAGGGGGCTTCTCTGCCTCTCCCTCTCACTCCCATGGGGAGGCCACCCAGTCCCAGTCTCGCTGCTGTGGGGCTGCTTTCGGACAGAAACCTTCCGCCGGGGGCCTTGGTTCTCAGCTGACGAGCGGCAGCAGCTGGAGTGGACTGGCTGGCTTCTTCACCCCCAGACTCATCAAAAAGACCCTGGGGCTTCGTACTGGAAAAACAGCCTCTTCAGATGAGAGTGGTATAGTTGGAGGACCGAAACCTTTCCCTAGGTCGAATTCTACCTCCTCGATGTCATCTGGGCTGCCGGACCTGGAGCGCATGGCTCTGACTTTACCGAGGAACCGCAGCGCAAAGCCGCCTCTGGAGAGAACTGCCTCCACAACATCTCAGCCGGAGAACGGGGCCGCTCGTCCCTCCGAAAATTTGTTGAGGAGGATGGATGAGGGAACCGCGCAGATCAGGGATAGGCCAAAAGCCAAGCTACTACCCCGGGGTACTGCTGTAGGGGTGAGGGCACCTGGGGTCGGGGGGGAGGTCGGGGAATCAGAAAGTCTGTCTCGGGtgagagacagcagagaggaaggtGGAGGGCTGGACAGGCAGCAGAGTTGGTCGTCTCCTTCCAAGAACTCCACCTCAACTCATAACCACAAAGTCCCGGTCCTCATCTCCCCGACGCTGAAGCACAGCCCAGCCGATGTGCACCTGGTCGGGCTGGACTCTCAGGGGAATCGCTTCAAGCTGCTGTCTGAGCACCAAGGCGAGCGGGACAGGCCAAGGCTGGTAAAACCCCGCtgcgctcctcctcctcccccgaCTCTACGTGGTCTGCAGCAGTCCTACAGCTGTGACAGCGAGGACCAGGTCAGTGGAGCCCCTGTGGAAGTGAACGGAGACGCAGtaaaaggtcagaggtcagggcgAATGTCAGGAGGAGCAACAACAGGTAGACCATCAGTGCCACCGCCACAAGTGCCTCCTgcttcttcatcctcctcctgtCCTGCGAGCACCAACACGACTCCCACCAAAATGGCCAACGGAGCTGCTACCACcgccgcctcctcctcttcacaAACAGCACCATCTGCTGGCTCCAAAGTGGCACTGCGGCGAACCAGGCAGCAGGTGGAGAGGGTGCCCCTGGAGAGGGCTAGCCGCGAAGCCCTGCTGGAGTGCGCTGAGAGCCTCAGCAGCGTGCTCAGCTCCAGCTCCGACAGCCCCTCCAGCAGCCAGGTTCTGGACGCCGGCCACCAGCTGCTGGACTGCTGCTCAGGTTATGTGGACTGCATCCCTCAAATGAGGAACAAATTTGCCTTCCGAGAGGCAGTGGGCAAGCTGGAGTTGAGCCTGCAGGAACTGAGGGCCTCTTCTTCTGGAGGCGGGGGCCTGAGCAGTGTGGGGTCCAACACTGTGCTGGACAACCTGCACAACTGTATCAAAGAGATTAGCGACGTAGTACAGAGGTAG
- the abl2 gene encoding tyrosine-protein kinase ABL2 isoform X4 — MLLRCLQANSSFEDEWAALSGLQLRTGLSQGTDAEQKVLTEAVRWSSKENLLGATESDPNLFVALYDFVASGDNTLSITKGEKLRVLGYNQNGEWSEVRSKNGQGWVPSNYITPVNSLEKHSWYHGPVSRSAAEYLLSSLINGSFLVRESESSPGQLSISLRYEGRVYHYRINTATDGKVYVTSESRFATLAELVHHHSTVPDGLVTTLHYPAPKCNKPTVYGVSPIHDKWEMERTDITMKHKLGGGQYGEVYVGVWKKYNLTVAVKTLKEDTMEVEEFLKEAAVMKEVKHPNLVQLLGVCTLEPPFYIVTEYMPHGNLLDYLRDCEKSEVNAVALLYMATQISSAMEYLEKKNFIHRDLAARNCLVGENHVVKVADFGLSRLMTGDTYTAHAGAKFPIKWTAPESLAYNTFSIKSDVWAFGVLLWEIATYGMSPYPGIDLSQVYDLLEKGYRMEQPEGCPPKVYELMRACWQWSPLDRPSFAEIHQAFETMFHDSSISEEVAEELCKTAHSVSHDMPLLPSKSRTLHKHTENKENIEGGLDGHSDHSTHSHSGWTSLFGGDGRSSSSPALPRKQQPRDKSPSSLLEDAQDIGTFTRDRKTGFFSSFIKKKSTSSSSSSSSPSSQVQQNLPTPPKRSSSFREMETQPHKKYEPTADFSAPPPLPQSDSLGGFSASPSHSHGEATQSQSRCCGAAFGQKPSAGGLGSQLTSGSSWSGLAGFFTPRLIKKTLGLRTGKTASSDESGIVGGPKPFPRSNSTSSMSSGLPDLERMALTLPRNRSAKPPLERTASTTSQPENGAARPSENLLRRMDEGTAQIRDRPKAKLLPRGTAVGVRAPGVGGEVGESESLSRVRDSREEGGGLDRQQSWSSPSKNSTSTHNHKVPVLISPTLKHSPADVHLVGLDSQGNRFKLLSEHQGERDRPRLVKPRCAPPPPPTLRGLQQSYSCDSEDQVSGAPVEVNGDAVKGQRSGRMSGGATTGRPSVPPPQVPPASSSSSCPASTNTTPTKMANGAATTAASSSSQTAPSAGSKVALRRTRQQVERVPLERASREALLECAESLSSVLSSSSDSPSSSQVLDAGHQLLDCCSGYVDCIPQMRNKFAFREAVGKLELSLQELRASSSGGGGLSSVGSNTVLDNLHNCIKEISDVVQR, encoded by the exons ATGCTTTTGAGGTGCCTTCAGGCAAACAGCAGCTTTGAAGATGAATGGGCAGCTCTGAGCGGCCTGCAGCTTCGCACAGGGCTTAGTCAGGGGACTGATGCAGAACAGAAAG TTCTGACCGAGGCAGTGCGATGGAGCTCTAAGGAAAACCTGCTGGGGGCGACTGAGAGCGACCCCAACCTCTTCGTTGCACTTTATGACTTTGTTGCTAGTGGGGACAACACACTCAGCATCACCAAAG GTGAGAAGCTGCGTGTGCTGGGCTACAACCAGAATGGAGAGTGGAGTGAGGTGCGGTCGAAGAACGGCCAGGGTTGGGTGCCCTCCAACTACATCACGCCGGTCAACAGCCTGGAGAAGCACAGCTGGTACCACGGACCGGTCTCCCGCAGCGCTGCAGAGTACCTGCTTTCCTCCCTCATCAACGGCAGTTTTCTGGTCCGGGAAAGTGAAAGCAGCCCTGGCCAGCTGTCCATTTCTCTGCGATACGAGGGGAGAGTGTACCACTACCGGATCAACACGGCCACTGATGGGAAG GTGTACGTCACATCCGAGAGCCGTTTCGCCACCCTGGCTGAGCTGGTCCACCACCACTCCACTGTACCTGACGGCCTGGTCACCACGCTGCACTATCCTGCACCCAAATGCAACAAGCCCACTGTGTACGGCGTTTCCCCCATTCACGATAAATGGGAGATGGAGCGCACAGACATCACCATGAAGCACAAGCTGGGAGGAGGCCAATACGGGGAGGTTTATGTTGGAGTTTGGAAGAAGTACAACCTCACTGTGGCTGTCAAAACGCTCAAG GAGGACACTATGGAAGTTGAGGAGTTTCTGAAAGAGGCAGCGGTTATGAAAGAGGTTAAACACCCAAACCTCGTTCAGCTACTTG gtGTGTGCACATTGGAGCCTCCTTTCTACATTGTGACAGAGTACATGCCACATGGCAACCTCCTGGATTACTTGAGAGATTGTGAAAAGTCTGAGGTGAATGCTGTGGCACTGCTCTACATGGCCACACAAATCTCCTCTGCTATGGAATATCTGGAGAAGAAGAATTTCATCCACAG GGACCTGGCGGCAAGAAATTGCCTGGTGGGTGAAAATCACGTTGTTAAAGTTGCGGACTTTGGTCTGAGCCGCTTGATGACCGGCGACACTTACACTGCCCACGCCGGAGCCAAGTTCCCCATCAAATGGACTGCACCAGAGAGCCTTGCATATAACACCTTCTCCATCAAATCTGACGTCTGGG CATTTGGTGTGCTGCTGTGGGAAATTGCCACCTACGGCATGTCTCCATACCCAGGCATAGACTTGTCTCAAGTGTACGATCTCCTGGAGAAAGGCTATCGCATGGAGCAACCAGAAGGATGTCCACCCAAAGTTTATGAACTAATGAGAGCAT GCTGGCAGTGGAGTCCTTTAGATCGACCTTCATTTGCAGAGATACACCAGGCCTTTGAGACAATGTTCCATGACTCCAGCATTTCAGAAG aggttGCAGAGGAGTTGTGTAAGACGGCGCACTCTGTGAGTCACGACATGCCCCTGTTGCCTTCCAAATCCCGCACACTCCACAAGCACACGGAGAACAAGGAAAACATCGAGGGTGGACTGGACGGCCACTCTGACCACAGCACCCACAGCCACTCAG GTTGGACTTCTTTGTTCGGAGGGGACGGCCGATCAAGCAGCTCCCCAGCTCTCCCAAGAAAGCAGCAACCTCGAGATAAATCTCCCAGCAGCCTCTTGGAGGATGCGCAGGACATCGGCACATTCACACGAGACCGCAAAACTGGCTTCTTTAGCTCCTTCATTAAAAAGAAGTctacctcctcttcctcctcatcctcgtCGCCGTCTTCCCAGGTGCAACAGAACCTTCCCACACCTCCTAAGAGGAGCAGTTCCTTCCGGGAGATGGAGACGCAGCCTCACAAGAAATATGAACCCACAGCCGACTTCAGTGCACCTCCGCCCTTGCCCCAGTCGGACAGTTTAGGGGGCTTCTCTGCCTCTCCCTCTCACTCCCATGGGGAGGCCACCCAGTCCCAGTCTCGCTGCTGTGGGGCTGCTTTCGGACAGAAACCTTCCGCCGGGGGCCTTGGTTCTCAGCTGACGAGCGGCAGCAGCTGGAGTGGACTGGCTGGCTTCTTCACCCCCAGACTCATCAAAAAGACCCTGGGGCTTCGTACTGGAAAAACAGCCTCTTCAGATGAGAGTGGTATAGTTGGAGGACCGAAACCTTTCCCTAGGTCGAATTCTACCTCCTCGATGTCATCTGGGCTGCCGGACCTGGAGCGCATGGCTCTGACTTTACCGAGGAACCGCAGCGCAAAGCCGCCTCTGGAGAGAACTGCCTCCACAACATCTCAGCCGGAGAACGGGGCCGCTCGTCCCTCCGAAAATTTGTTGAGGAGGATGGATGAGGGAACCGCGCAGATCAGGGATAGGCCAAAAGCCAAGCTACTACCCCGGGGTACTGCTGTAGGGGTGAGGGCACCTGGGGTCGGGGGGGAGGTCGGGGAATCAGAAAGTCTGTCTCGGGtgagagacagcagagaggaaggtGGAGGGCTGGACAGGCAGCAGAGTTGGTCGTCTCCTTCCAAGAACTCCACCTCAACTCATAACCACAAAGTCCCGGTCCTCATCTCCCCGACGCTGAAGCACAGCCCAGCCGATGTGCACCTGGTCGGGCTGGACTCTCAGGGGAATCGCTTCAAGCTGCTGTCTGAGCACCAAGGCGAGCGGGACAGGCCAAGGCTGGTAAAACCCCGCtgcgctcctcctcctcccccgaCTCTACGTGGTCTGCAGCAGTCCTACAGCTGTGACAGCGAGGACCAGGTCAGTGGAGCCCCTGTGGAAGTGAACGGAGACGCAGtaaaaggtcagaggtcagggcgAATGTCAGGAGGAGCAACAACAGGTAGACCATCAGTGCCACCGCCACAAGTGCCTCCTgcttcttcatcctcctcctgtCCTGCGAGCACCAACACGACTCCCACCAAAATGGCCAACGGAGCTGCTACCACcgccgcctcctcctcttcacaAACAGCACCATCTGCTGGCTCCAAAGTGGCACTGCGGCGAACCAGGCAGCAGGTGGAGAGGGTGCCCCTGGAGAGGGCTAGCCGCGAAGCCCTGCTGGAGTGCGCTGAGAGCCTCAGCAGCGTGCTCAGCTCCAGCTCCGACAGCCCCTCCAGCAGCCAGGTTCTGGACGCCGGCCACCAGCTGCTGGACTGCTGCTCAGGTTATGTGGACTGCATCCCTCAAATGAGGAACAAATTTGCCTTCCGAGAGGCAGTGGGCAAGCTGGAGTTGAGCCTGCAGGAACTGAGGGCCTCTTCTTCTGGAGGCGGGGGCCTGAGCAGTGTGGGGTCCAACACTGTGCTGGACAACCTGCACAACTGTATCAAAGAGATTAGCGACGTAGTACAGAGGTAG
- the abl2 gene encoding tyrosine-protein kinase ABL2 isoform X1 — protein sequence MGQQVGRVGEVTSTALQPPQPHASQPHQGKGSRGSVAGRRPREPGCSTMMPPVRTTVTNAPDPGINIFTQHSEVLTEAVRWSSKENLLGATESDPNLFVALYDFVASGDNTLSITKGEKLRVLGYNQNGEWSEVRSKNGQGWVPSNYITPVNSLEKHSWYHGPVSRSAAEYLLSSLINGSFLVRESESSPGQLSISLRYEGRVYHYRINTATDGKVYVTSESRFATLAELVHHHSTVPDGLVTTLHYPAPKCNKPTVYGVSPIHDKWEMERTDITMKHKLGGGQYGEVYVGVWKKYNLTVAVKTLKEDTMEVEEFLKEAAVMKEVKHPNLVQLLGVCTLEPPFYIVTEYMPHGNLLDYLRDCEKSEVNAVALLYMATQISSAMEYLEKKNFIHRDLAARNCLVGENHVVKVADFGLSRLMTGDTYTAHAGAKFPIKWTAPESLAYNTFSIKSDVWAFGVLLWEIATYGMSPYPGIDLSQVYDLLEKGYRMEQPEGCPPKVYELMRACWQWSPLDRPSFAEIHQAFETMFHDSSISEEVAEELCKTAHSVSHDMPLLPSKSRTLHKHTENKENIEGGLDGHSDHSTHSHSGWTSLFGGDGRSSSSPALPRKQQPRDKSPSSLLEDAQDIGTFTRDRKTGFFSSFIKKKSTSSSSSSSSPSSQVQQNLPTPPKRSSSFREMETQPHKKYEPTADFSAPPPLPQSDSLGGFSASPSHSHGEATQSQSRCCGAAFGQKPSAGGLGSQLTSGSSWSGLAGFFTPRLIKKTLGLRTGKTASSDESGIVGGPKPFPRSNSTSSMSSGLPDLERMALTLPRNRSAKPPLERTASTTSQPENGAARPSENLLRRMDEGTAQIRDRPKAKLLPRGTAVGVRAPGVGGEVGESESLSRVRDSREEGGGLDRQQSWSSPSKNSTSTHNHKVPVLISPTLKHSPADVHLVGLDSQGNRFKLLSEHQGERDRPRLVKPRCAPPPPPTLRGLQQSYSCDSEDQVSGAPVEVNGDAVKGQRSGRMSGGATTGRPSVPPPQVPPASSSSSCPASTNTTPTKMANGAATTAASSSSQTAPSAGSKVALRRTRQQVERVPLERASREALLECAESLSSVLSSSSDSPSSSQVLDAGHQLLDCCSGYVDCIPQMRNKFAFREAVGKLELSLQELRASSSGGGGLSSVGSNTVLDNLHNCIKEISDVVQR from the exons AAGTTCTGACCGAGGCAGTGCGATGGAGCTCTAAGGAAAACCTGCTGGGGGCGACTGAGAGCGACCCCAACCTCTTCGTTGCACTTTATGACTTTGTTGCTAGTGGGGACAACACACTCAGCATCACCAAAG GTGAGAAGCTGCGTGTGCTGGGCTACAACCAGAATGGAGAGTGGAGTGAGGTGCGGTCGAAGAACGGCCAGGGTTGGGTGCCCTCCAACTACATCACGCCGGTCAACAGCCTGGAGAAGCACAGCTGGTACCACGGACCGGTCTCCCGCAGCGCTGCAGAGTACCTGCTTTCCTCCCTCATCAACGGCAGTTTTCTGGTCCGGGAAAGTGAAAGCAGCCCTGGCCAGCTGTCCATTTCTCTGCGATACGAGGGGAGAGTGTACCACTACCGGATCAACACGGCCACTGATGGGAAG GTGTACGTCACATCCGAGAGCCGTTTCGCCACCCTGGCTGAGCTGGTCCACCACCACTCCACTGTACCTGACGGCCTGGTCACCACGCTGCACTATCCTGCACCCAAATGCAACAAGCCCACTGTGTACGGCGTTTCCCCCATTCACGATAAATGGGAGATGGAGCGCACAGACATCACCATGAAGCACAAGCTGGGAGGAGGCCAATACGGGGAGGTTTATGTTGGAGTTTGGAAGAAGTACAACCTCACTGTGGCTGTCAAAACGCTCAAG GAGGACACTATGGAAGTTGAGGAGTTTCTGAAAGAGGCAGCGGTTATGAAAGAGGTTAAACACCCAAACCTCGTTCAGCTACTTG gtGTGTGCACATTGGAGCCTCCTTTCTACATTGTGACAGAGTACATGCCACATGGCAACCTCCTGGATTACTTGAGAGATTGTGAAAAGTCTGAGGTGAATGCTGTGGCACTGCTCTACATGGCCACACAAATCTCCTCTGCTATGGAATATCTGGAGAAGAAGAATTTCATCCACAG GGACCTGGCGGCAAGAAATTGCCTGGTGGGTGAAAATCACGTTGTTAAAGTTGCGGACTTTGGTCTGAGCCGCTTGATGACCGGCGACACTTACACTGCCCACGCCGGAGCCAAGTTCCCCATCAAATGGACTGCACCAGAGAGCCTTGCATATAACACCTTCTCCATCAAATCTGACGTCTGGG CATTTGGTGTGCTGCTGTGGGAAATTGCCACCTACGGCATGTCTCCATACCCAGGCATAGACTTGTCTCAAGTGTACGATCTCCTGGAGAAAGGCTATCGCATGGAGCAACCAGAAGGATGTCCACCCAAAGTTTATGAACTAATGAGAGCAT GCTGGCAGTGGAGTCCTTTAGATCGACCTTCATTTGCAGAGATACACCAGGCCTTTGAGACAATGTTCCATGACTCCAGCATTTCAGAAG aggttGCAGAGGAGTTGTGTAAGACGGCGCACTCTGTGAGTCACGACATGCCCCTGTTGCCTTCCAAATCCCGCACACTCCACAAGCACACGGAGAACAAGGAAAACATCGAGGGTGGACTGGACGGCCACTCTGACCACAGCACCCACAGCCACTCAG GTTGGACTTCTTTGTTCGGAGGGGACGGCCGATCAAGCAGCTCCCCAGCTCTCCCAAGAAAGCAGCAACCTCGAGATAAATCTCCCAGCAGCCTCTTGGAGGATGCGCAGGACATCGGCACATTCACACGAGACCGCAAAACTGGCTTCTTTAGCTCCTTCATTAAAAAGAAGTctacctcctcttcctcctcatcctcgtCGCCGTCTTCCCAGGTGCAACAGAACCTTCCCACACCTCCTAAGAGGAGCAGTTCCTTCCGGGAGATGGAGACGCAGCCTCACAAGAAATATGAACCCACAGCCGACTTCAGTGCACCTCCGCCCTTGCCCCAGTCGGACAGTTTAGGGGGCTTCTCTGCCTCTCCCTCTCACTCCCATGGGGAGGCCACCCAGTCCCAGTCTCGCTGCTGTGGGGCTGCTTTCGGACAGAAACCTTCCGCCGGGGGCCTTGGTTCTCAGCTGACGAGCGGCAGCAGCTGGAGTGGACTGGCTGGCTTCTTCACCCCCAGACTCATCAAAAAGACCCTGGGGCTTCGTACTGGAAAAACAGCCTCTTCAGATGAGAGTGGTATAGTTGGAGGACCGAAACCTTTCCCTAGGTCGAATTCTACCTCCTCGATGTCATCTGGGCTGCCGGACCTGGAGCGCATGGCTCTGACTTTACCGAGGAACCGCAGCGCAAAGCCGCCTCTGGAGAGAACTGCCTCCACAACATCTCAGCCGGAGAACGGGGCCGCTCGTCCCTCCGAAAATTTGTTGAGGAGGATGGATGAGGGAACCGCGCAGATCAGGGATAGGCCAAAAGCCAAGCTACTACCCCGGGGTACTGCTGTAGGGGTGAGGGCACCTGGGGTCGGGGGGGAGGTCGGGGAATCAGAAAGTCTGTCTCGGGtgagagacagcagagaggaaggtGGAGGGCTGGACAGGCAGCAGAGTTGGTCGTCTCCTTCCAAGAACTCCACCTCAACTCATAACCACAAAGTCCCGGTCCTCATCTCCCCGACGCTGAAGCACAGCCCAGCCGATGTGCACCTGGTCGGGCTGGACTCTCAGGGGAATCGCTTCAAGCTGCTGTCTGAGCACCAAGGCGAGCGGGACAGGCCAAGGCTGGTAAAACCCCGCtgcgctcctcctcctcccccgaCTCTACGTGGTCTGCAGCAGTCCTACAGCTGTGACAGCGAGGACCAGGTCAGTGGAGCCCCTGTGGAAGTGAACGGAGACGCAGtaaaaggtcagaggtcagggcgAATGTCAGGAGGAGCAACAACAGGTAGACCATCAGTGCCACCGCCACAAGTGCCTCCTgcttcttcatcctcctcctgtCCTGCGAGCACCAACACGACTCCCACCAAAATGGCCAACGGAGCTGCTACCACcgccgcctcctcctcttcacaAACAGCACCATCTGCTGGCTCCAAAGTGGCACTGCGGCGAACCAGGCAGCAGGTGGAGAGGGTGCCCCTGGAGAGGGCTAGCCGCGAAGCCCTGCTGGAGTGCGCTGAGAGCCTCAGCAGCGTGCTCAGCTCCAGCTCCGACAGCCCCTCCAGCAGCCAGGTTCTGGACGCCGGCCACCAGCTGCTGGACTGCTGCTCAGGTTATGTGGACTGCATCCCTCAAATGAGGAACAAATTTGCCTTCCGAGAGGCAGTGGGCAAGCTGGAGTTGAGCCTGCAGGAACTGAGGGCCTCTTCTTCTGGAGGCGGGGGCCTGAGCAGTGTGGGGTCCAACACTGTGCTGGACAACCTGCACAACTGTATCAAAGAGATTAGCGACGTAGTACAGAGGTAG